The nucleotide sequence TGCGATCACGGAAGCGATGGCGTCGGGCGCCCGGCTGGGCAGTTGGATCGTCACGCCGTCCGAAGTGGTCTGGGTCTTGAGGGCGGTCCGGCCGGCATCGGCCAGCAGGTAGGCCTTGGCAACGCGCTGTCCTTTGAGCGGGATCGACAACTGGCCGTCGGCCGGCCATGCGAAGACGTGGGCGTAGAGCTTGCCGGGTTTTTTGGTGTAGCGGCCCCAGGCGGGCTGCTCGAACGGGCTGGCGCTCGTCGCGTAGATCGCCTCGCCGTTGACGGCCATCCAGTTGCCGATGGCGCGCATCGAATCGATGCTCTGCTGGGGGATCGAGCCGTCGCCCTTGGGGCCGATGTTGAGCAGGTAGTTGCCGCCTTTGGAGACGATATCGACGAGGTTGCGAATCAGCGTCTCGTTTGATTTCCACGCATCGTCATGCTCGGAATAGCCCCAGGTGGTGTTCATCGTCATGCAGACTTCCCAATCGACGCCGGGGATGCCGGTCGAGGGGATGGTCTGCTCGGGCGTGGTGAAGTCGCCGTGCTCGGGTTTCCACTTGCGCAGCCGGTCCGAGGAGTCGTCGCGTTCGATATCCGGGATGTGATAGAGGCGGTTGTTCGAGATGATCCCCGGCTGCAACTGCCGGGCCATCGCCATCAGCTCATCCGACCGCCAGAAGGGCCCCTCGTTGCCTTCCTTGGAATAGTCCCACCAGATGACGTCGAGCCTGCCGTAATTGCTGAACAGCTCGCGGGCCTGATGGTGCAGATAGTCCACGTAGATGTCGTGGTTGCGCGGGCCGTTCGGCGAAGGCCGGCCGCGAAGCGGGTGGGGCAACTGGTTGGCCTTGTCGTAGTCGTACTGCGGGTGGTGCCAGTCGATGACCGAGTGGTAATAGCCCACCTTCATCCCTTCGGCGCGGATCGCGTCGGTGATCTCCTTGCACAGGTCGCGGCCCACGAGGTCGTGCGCATCGTAGGTCGTATATTGCGAGTCGAACAGGCCGAAGCCGTCGTGGTGCTTGGTGGTGAAGACCACGTAGCGGCAGCCCGCCTCTTTGGCGAGCCTGGCCCACTCCTTGGCAAAGCCTTCGGCCGGCTGGAACTTCGGCACCGCCTGATGGGCATACTCCCACGTGTCGGCGCGGACCCGCTGCTGGAGCCATTCCATCCCGCCCCGCGTGCCTACGGGTTTGTCGTTCCACGTCCCGGCCAGCCCCGAATACAGGCCCCAGTGCACGAACATGCCGAACCGCGCCTCCCGCCACCACTGCATTCGAGCGTCCCGCTCTTCCTGGGTCTCGGCAACCGCTGTCGGGACAAACAGCGAACCGATCATTGCCAGGGCAATCGCCGCGACAAGGCCGGATCGGGGGGATATCTTTCGTCTCATGGTGCTCTCCTTCGTTTCGGGTACGGGTGCGTCTGTGATGAGGATCGACTCATCGCGTTATGAGGCCATTGTGTTTCGCCCGGCTCCAAAGGGCAAGCAAAAACCGCCTGTCACCGGGAGTGTTGGGGACTGTGCGCGGTTTTGTTTGACGCTCCGGGGGGGGGACGCTATCGTGGCGTCCTGGGGATCGGCGGCACGTCGGTCCTCCTGTGGCTGTGAGCGGACCGGTGTTGGAGCAATCACGATGACAGACAAGCAACGGAGCTGGGAGAAGCGGCTCGCCGCCGGGCCCGACGAACTGACGGTCAACTACGTCGAGTCGCTGTCGTACGACACACGGCTCTACAAGTATGACATCGTCGGCTCCATCGCGCACGCCACGATGCTGGCCGAGCGCAAGCTGATTACCCAGACGGAGTTGAAAGCGATCAAGAACGGCCTGATCGAGATCAGCGAACAGATCGAGGCCGGACGCTTCCGTTTCGACAAGGCCCATGAAGACGTTCACATGGCCATCGAGGCGGCCCTGATCGAGAAGATCGGCGAGCCGGGCAAGAAGCTCCACACCGCCCGCAGCCGAAACGATCAGGTGGCCACCGACGTCCGCCTGTGGCTGCGCGACGAGATCGAGGGCCAGCAGGCCGCCATCGTCCAGCTCCAGAAGGCCTTCGTCCAACTGGCGGGCAAGCATACCAACGACCTGATGCCCGCCTACACCCACTTGCAGCGGGCCCAGCCCATCGTCATCGGCGCGTATCTGCTGAGCTTCGTCGAACAGCTCGAACGCGACTTCATCCGCCTGACCAACTGCCGCAATCTGCTGAACGTCTCTCCGTTGGGCAGCGGGGCGATCGCCGGCTCGACGCTGGCCATCGACCGGCTCAGCACGGCCTGCCAGTTGGCCTTTGCCGACATCGCCCACAGCAGCATCGACGCGATCAGCGACCGCGACTTCTGCGCCGAGTTCATCTTCGATTGCGCCCTGACGGGCGCGCACCTGTCGAGGTTCGCCGAGGACTGGATCCTGTTTTCCTCGAACGAGTTCGACTTCATTCGGATCGACGACGCCTTCTGCACGTCGTCGAGCATGATGCCGCAGAAGCGCAACCCCGACGTGCTCGAACTGATGCGGGGCAAGACCGGCTCGCTCTACGGCGCCCTGATCGGAATGCTGACGATCCTCAAGGGTCAGCCGTCCGGCTACAATCGCGACCTGCAGGAGGACAAGATTCACCTGTTCGCGGCCGCCGACACGGTTCGGGCCTCGCTGGAGATGGCCCGTGCGGTAGTGGCCCATACGCAGTTCAAGACGGCCAGGATCGCCGCCGGCCTGGATGCGGGTTTCCTCGACGCTACGGCGCTGGCCGAATACCTCGTGGGCAAGGGCGTGCCGTTCCGTGCCGCCCATGGCGTTGTCGGGGCGCTCGTGTCGCTGTGCGAAAAGGACGGGCGTTCGCTGTCGCAGGTGTCGCTGGAGACGTTCAAAGAGCACACGCCGCAGATCGACGCCGACGTGTACGACTATCTTGGCGCGCGCCACGTGGTGCAGCGTTACGCCTCGGCCGGCGCCGCCGGACCGCAGCAGGTCAAGGAACGGATCGCGTACTGGAAGAAGCATCTGGCCGAGCGATGAGACCGCACGAAGACGACATCACCGCGTGGTTCCACCAGCAGAGCCGCATCGATCCATCACTGTTTCCCATTGGTATCGGGGACGACATGGCCGAAGTGTGCCTGGGCGATGCCGCATCGGTCCTGATCACCACCGACATGCTGCTCGACGGCTCGCACTTCGATCTGACGACCGCGACGCTCGAACAGGTCGGCTACAAGGCCATGGTCGCCAGTCTGAGCGACTGCGCCGCGATGGCCACGGTCCCGCTGGCGGCGGTTGTGGCGGTGGCGCTGCCGCCTGGTTTCGGGCAAAGCCGGCTCAAGCAACTGTACGCCGGGATCGCCCTCGCGGCCGAGAAGTACGATTGTCCGCTCATTGGTGGGGACATCACCTCGTGGCGGCAGAGCCATCCCTTTGCCGTCAACGTCACGATGCTGAGCCGACGGGCAGCAAACGCGCCGGTCCGGCGAAACGGCGCCAAAGCCGGCGACGCCGTCTGTGTGACCGGCTCGCTCGGCGGCTCGCTGCTGCGAAAGCACCTGGCGTTCGAGCCGCGCGTCCGCGAGGCGCTGAAGCTCGCGCAGACGGTGACTCTCAACGCCATGATGGACATCAGCGACGGTCTGAGCACCGACCTCAACCGCATCTGCGAGCAGAGCGGCGTCGGCGCGATCCTCGATGCGGCGAGCATCCCGATCTCCGACGATGCCAGGACGCTGGCCGACCCGCTGGCGGCGGCGCTGCACGACGGGGAGGACTTCGAATTGCTTTTCACGCTGGCGTCCGAGCAGTGCACGCGGCTGATGCAGGCGTGGGACGACCCGACGCCGATCTCGCAGATCGGCCGGATCGCCGAAGGCAGCGGAATGAAGGTACGAATGCCTGACGGACGGATGGCCGAGTTGACTCCCGGCGGATACGACCATTTGAACGAGCCCGAATGAGGGCCCAGAATGGAGAGACCGACATGATGCACGCACGAAAGATACGCCGAGCAGTTGTCGTGACAATGATCGTCTTGCCGGCCTGCCTGGTCTGCGCCGGCGCTGAACGCCTGGACCGGGGCCTGGTCGCCGTGCCGCGCGAGGATGGTTCGGTCTTTCTCAGTTGGCGTCTGCTGGCCCGCGATACGGAGCAGACGCGCTTCTCGCTCGTGCGCCGGGAGGGCTCGGGGGCGGAAGTTGTGCTGACCGCGTCGCCGTACCGATTGACGAACTTCGTCGACAAAGGCGCCTGGGGCTCGGACGGGGTCGCGCGCCGGTACGAGTTGCGCGTGCATCCGGCGGGCGACGCGGCCGTCTCAGAAACCGCGTACGCCACGGTCAAGCAGGACTCGCGCCCCTATATCCGCATCCCGCTTGCGGGCGATTACGATTTTCAGAAGGTGGGCATCGGCGATCTGACCGGGGACGGCGCGCTCGAATTCCTCATCAAGCAGCCCAACTTCAACACCGACCCGTATCAGCAGCCGGGTTATTGGAAGCCCAGCACGACCACCTACAAGATCGAAGCGTATCGTCTCGACGGTACGATGCTGTGGCACCACGACATGGGCTGGTCGATCGAGGCGGGCATCTGGTACTCGCCCTGGGTCGTCTACGACATGGACGGCGACGGCAAGGCCGAGGTCTACTGCAAGGCGGGCGAGGGCGATCCGCGCGATGAGAAGGGCCTCGTGCAGACGGGCCCCGAGTGGCTCGTCAAGCTCGACGGCGAGACCGGCCGCATCGTGGCGAAGACCGAGTGGCTCAGCCGGGACGGATACCCGAGCTACAATTACTACTGCCGCAATTTCCTCGCCGTCGCCTACCTCGACGGCAAGACCCCGTCCATCATCATGCAGCGGGGCACGTACAACCTGATCAAAACGCAGGCGATGGACAAGGACTTCAAGACCCTCTGGTACTGGGACTCGACCCAGGAAGAGCGCCGGTACGCGGGCCAGGGCTCGCACGGCCTGATCACGGCCGACGTGACCGGCGACGGACGCGATGAGCTGGTCATCGGCGCGGCCGTGCTCGACGGCCGGGGCAAGGGGCTCTGGTCGCTCGAGATGGGCCATCCGGATATCTGCTACGTCGCGGATATCGATCCGTCCAATCCGGGCCTGGAGATCTACTACGGCTTCGAATCGCGACAGAAGACCGACGGGATGTGCGTGGTGGACGCCAAAACGGGCCGCAAGCTGTGGGGACATAAAGAGCCGACGTTTCACCTGCACGGCCAGGGCATGGCCGCCGACGTGCTCGCCGAGCATCCCGGCATGGAGGTGCTGGCGGGCGAACGCGACTATCCGAAGCGATGGCTCTACAGCGCGACCGGTGAATTGATCGAGACTGACGGCGAGCTGCCGCTGTCGCCCCGCCCACTGTGGTGGGATGACGACCCGCAGAAGGAGGTGCTCTTCGGGCGGACGATCCGCAAGTGGAACGGCCCGACGCTGGGAACGGTCGAGGGCCGCGTGATCGCCGTGATGGACTGCCTCGGCGACCATCGTGAAGAGATCGTCACGAGCCTGCCGGGCGAAATTCGCATCTACACCACGACGATCCCCTCGCAGCAGAGGCGCCTCTGCCTGCTCGAAGATCGTCAGTATCGTCTGGGCGTCGTCGCCCAGACGATGGGATACTACTATCCCGCGCAGCTCGGGAAGTAGCGTGTTGCCAGGATGGTGGGGACTGCCTGTCCCGCACAAGGAGTGGAATGCATCACGGCCCGCGCATGTTTGTCATGCTGAGCGGAGCGCAGCGCAGTCGAAGCATCTGGCCAGAGATCGTGTATCGGCTTGGTTTGTAGCCGGATTTCTCCGCTCCGCTTCGCTCCGGTCGAAATGACAAGAAGGGGGGGGCTCCGGACGAAATGACAACACAACGGGACGCTCTGGTCGAGATGGCAGAAGAGGGGCGTATGCCAAGCCTCCGGGAAGGCCAGTGTTTGTCGAAGGGTGCTGGAGTATCCGTCGTTGGGATTCGATTCTTGTCAGGTGAAACACTGTGGAAGAGCTAATAACATCCCATTCAGCGGAACAGACGATGGCGCTGGGCCGGGCCCTGGGCGGGCGGCTGCGAGGCGGTGAGGTGCTCGCTATTGTCGGCCCGCTCGGCAGCGGCAAGACCCATCTGATCAAGGGCATCGCCGAGGGCGCCGGCGCGCCGAACGCCCGGCAGGTGAACAGTCCGACGTTCGTTCTCGTCAACGAGTACGCCGGGCGACTCGACCTGTACCACATCGACGCCTACCGTCTCGATTCGGTCGCCGAGTTCGAGATGCTCGGGTTCGACGATTTGTGTTACCCGGAATCGGTTGTATTGATCGAATGGGCTGACCGGGTCGAAGCGGCGGTCGCCGCTACAAACCCGATTCGCGTCATCCTGTCCCACGCCGGACCGCACACCCGCACCATCCACATCACCGATGCCCCGGAGTATCTCCACGTCCTCTAATGCCATGCCGTGACACCGTAGGGTGGGCCATGCCCACCATTTGCCTATAGATTGTGCCTGGACTTGGTTTATGGCCAGATTTCTCCGCTCCGCTTCGCTCCGGTCGAAATGACAAGAAAGGGAGGGGGCTCCGGGGGGAATGACACGAAGGGGGCGCTCCGCCGGCAACGACAAGGAAGGGGGGGCTCCAGTCGGAAGGACACGAAAAGGGGACCCTATGGCCACGGCTCTCTTTGTCACCCCGAGCGCCGTCGAGGAGCCTGTCCCGAGCCTGCCGAGGGAGTCTGGCCATAGATGCGGTGTACGTTGGGTCTCTTGAGGGCCACTTTGACGCGACCTGCTTCTGTTTGTGCAAACGTCGTAGCTCAGAACCATCCCTCGCTCAGGTCGTGCCAGTCGGGATTCTCGGTGGCGATGAGCGCAAGTTTCTTCTCCCGTCGCCAGTGTTTGATCTGTTTCTCGCGTCGAATGGCCGCGTAAACGTCGCCGAACGGCTCGAAGTACACAAGCGTACCGATGTGGTACCGACGCGTGAAGCCCTCGATTTCACCTGCTTTGTGCTCGGTGATTCGCCGTCGGATATTGTTCGTCACGCCCACATACAACGTCCGAGATTGGTTCGATGCGATGTAGACGTAGTAGACTTTCCCCATCGGCATGACACCATCGTACCGCATGTGCCCATGCGATGCCAGATTTTTCCACTGCGCCTTGGCTGTTCGCCAAGGCTCCGGCTCTCTTTGTCACCCCGAGTGAAGCGCAGCGCAGTCGAGGGGTCTGGCCATGGATCGTGCCGGGGCCTGGTCTGTGGCGGGATTTCTCCGCTCCGCTGCGCTCCGGTCGAAATGACAGAAACAGGGGGGAATCCGGTCGAAATGACAAAAAGGGGGCCGAGGGTCTCGGCTGGCATCGACAAGTCGGGAGAAGGCGAGCGGGAGCCTGTCCCTTCAGCGGGGTTCAGGGCGAGCTCTGAGCAACGCCGAATGGGCCGCACGACCTACAGCGTGCCGGAGAAGCTGGGCGCACCCTGTACGGTCTGCGAAGTCGAGCGGGACAAGGCGAGCGGGGACGCTCGCCCTACGCTTTTTTTTGTCGGTCGTTTTGCATGTGCCCGGCGCGTTTTCTATGGTTTGGATGGACTGAGAGGGGCCGCAGATAACGCCGTCCGGCTTGTGTTCGGGCGACAAAGTTAAAGGCTCCGAAACCCATCGTCAGACGAAACAGATGTTGGATGTAAAACGGGCAAGTATCGGGTTCATCGGAACGGTTTCTGAAAGGGTCGGCGGCACAAAACGAAAGCGGCATCTCAAGTGGCCCGGCGATTCGGTCGATAGGGGCCATGGAACAAACGACACGTAACCTTACACCCATCCATCGAATACAACGTTCAACGAGGAGGACAACAAGATGAAGGCACAAAAAGGCTTTACGTTGGTGGAAATCCTGATCGTCGTGGTCATTCTCGGCATCCTGGCCGCGATCGTCGTCCCGCAGTTCACCCAGGCCAGCACCGAGGCCAAGACCAACAGTCTGTGCAGCAATCTCCAGTCGATGCGTTCGCAGATCGAGCTGTACAAGGTGCAGCACAATGACACAGCGCCTGCCCAGGCTACATTCGAGGATCAGATGATCTACTGCACCGATATCAACGGCAATATCGAGGGTGGCGGGAGCAAAGCGCGGAATGCAGCGGCTGGTTTCATCTATGGTCCCTATCTGGAGAGGATTCCCCAGAACCCGTTCAACAACCTGGCTACTCTCGGTGATTTTGGTACCGTCGATAACAGCGTGGGCTGGGGATACAACGAAGCCACTGGCGAGATCCACGCGGCGGACGGCGGGACTACGGCTGGCGGCACGGCACATGCAGATCTCTAACACAGACGCAAGGCGCATCCGGATGAGCTGATCGAGCAGCCACTGTTCCGGGTGCGAGGACTGAACAACCAGGCTGACCGGGCGAAGGCCGTTGCCGAAAACCGGTCAGCCTTTCTTGTAACGACGGAAACGACGCGTGGCGCAGCGGCGTCGTTTCGATGGAACCGGGAGGCAGGGGGATGAAGAGGAGCAGGGGCTTTACGTTGGTCGAGCTGGCGATCGTGGTGATCGTGCTGGCGGTGGTGGCGGCCATTGTGGTGCCGCGGTTCAGCGCCGCCGGGGTTGCCGAGAGCCGGATGGACGATCTGTGCAACCACCTCCAGTTGCTGCGTTCGCAGATCGAATTGTACAAGGTCCAGCACGGCGGGCTGCCACCGATGCGGACCGCCGACGGCGAGATCGACTTCGACCCGACCTTCGAGCAGATGCGCTACTGCACCGACACCGACGGCAACGTCAAATCCGACCGACCCAAAACGAAGCGGGACGACGTGCACATCTACGGTCCCTATCTCGACCGCGTCCCGCGCAACCCCTTCAACGGCAGCGACAGTCTCGTCCGGGCCCGTAGCCGGGACGAGGTCCCCGTAGCGGGCGGCGCCGGATGGGCCTACGTGCCCGAGACCGGCGAAATCTACGCCAACCACAGCGCCCACCATGCGGGGTTGTGAGGCACGGAAACATAGAAAACTCTCCGATGGGCCTCGTGCCCGTCGGTTCATTTGAGACACGGCGAAACGCCGTGTGAATAGAAAGGGAGAACCATGCGTAGGACAAGAGGCTTCACGCTGGTCGAGATCCTGATCGTTGTGGTGCTGCTCGGCGTCCTGGCGGCCATCGTGATCCCGTCGTTTGCCAACAGCGCCACCGTCGCCAAGGCCGGCTCGATGGCGACGAACCTGAACATGCTTCGGCGGTTCGTGCTGGTCTACACCAGTCAGCACCAGGAGGTCGCGCCAGGCTATACGGCCGGCCCCGGCTCGGCGCTCAGCGCCGATGTGTTTGCGGACCAGGCATTGCTGGCAAGCAACGTCCAGGGCGACACCGCCGTGCGGGGGACCGCCGGCTATGGATACGGACCTTACCTGTCGAAGATCCCGACGAACCCGTTCAACCAACTGGCGACGATCCAGATGCTGGGTGACGGGGACGACTTCCCGGCCGAGGCGGACAACAGTCACGGCTGGATCTACAAGGCTGCCACGGGCGAGATCCGTCCGGGCAACAGCGGGACCGACGACGCGGGGACCGCGTACTATGACTACTGATCGAACCAGACGAACCAAAACGGTCCGGCCGGGCTTCACGCTGGCCGAAGCGACGTTGGCGATGGTGCTGCTCGGAATAGCCGCCGCCGGCGTCCTGCTGCCATTTTCGGGCGGCGCCGCCGCACAAGCCGAGGGCGCACGCCGCACCTTGGGCGCGGTGCTGGCCAACGACCTGATCGAGCGGATCGCAGGCACCCCGTTCGATCTGATCGTCGATACGTATGACGGCTGGGACGAGGCCGAAGGGCAGCAGGGCACGGGTGATTCGCAGTACGCCCATTTCAGCCGCGAAGCGACGTGCGCATGGGACCCGGACCAGGACTTCTTCATCCTGGCCACTGTGACCGTCCGGTATCAGGGACGGCCCGTCGCCACCATCCAACGTTTGATCGGCAAATGACCATCCGGCAATGACGTAAAGCGAACGGCGCGTTGAACGACATGAAACCAGAGACGGCAATTCGACATCAAAGGCGTGGTTTCACACTGGCCGAGCTGCTCGTGACGCTGGTCGTCACCGCGATCGTTCTGTCGGCGGTGGCGACGCTGGCCTTTGCGCTGAGAAGCGGCGTGCAGGCCGGCAGCGACGCAGCCGAGGCGCAGGCCCAGCTTCGCCTGGCGACGTTGCACATCACCGAATCGGTCCGCCTGGCGCGCATGGTCTGCGCGGCGCCCGGCAACGACCTGGTCCTCTGGGTGCATACCGAGCGCGACAACAGCGACCATCGGATCAACGTCAACGAGCTGGTGTACATCGAACGGGGCGACGACCTGGACATCGTCGGCCTGTGCTGGTTCGACGCCGCCGAGGGCAGCAACGCCGAGGTCTCGCTGGCCGACCTGGCGCTGGCCCAGACCAAGGCGAACCTTCTGTCCAATCACGACCACACGCAGGTGACGCTGGTCGAGCCGTGTCGGAACGTGCAATTCGGTCTCTGGGACGGGGACGGTCTGATGCTGAATCCGGCGACGGATGCCGTCTGGAAGACGCGCCGGCTGGCGATCGCGTTCGAGCGGATCGAGAACGGGGCGGCCGGGCAGTATCAGATCGGCGCGACGCTGCTGGCCTCGGCCGAGCACCTGATCAACGACGCCGGCGACGGCCTCGTGAGCGAGGACGACGATGTGTAAACGAATGCGGACAACGCGGTCTTCTCCCAAGGGCATTGCCCTGCTGCTGGTCCTGGGCATGATCATGGCGATCACGGTTCTGGCGCTGGGTTTCATCGCCCGCTGCGATACGGAGCTGGCGGTGGGCCAGAATATGGCGGTCCGCGTGCAGATGGACCAGTTGGCGACCTCGGGCCTGGAGCACGCCCGCGGGCTGCTGCTGAATCCCCAGGAGGTCCCGGCCGGCTGGAGCGGCGACGGTGCACTTCAGCTCGACCCCGGTACGAACGACTTCTATGACATCAGCGTCGTGGCGGCCGCGACGAATCCGGACGATTATTGCACATACGAGATTACGAGCACGGCCTATCGCGAGCGGAACGGCCGGCGGACCGGCGAGAGCCGCCTGGAAGCCACGCTCCGCTTCGATCCGGCCATCGCCCTCTGGGCGGGAGCAACCGACGAGGCCTTGGTCGTTCGCGAGCGTTGGGCCATCCACGGCGACGTTCGCTCTGCCGCCAGCGTGACGAACGACGGCACAATCCGCGGCGACGTCTTCGCGACGGGCCTGACGGGCGACATCACAGGCGCTTCCAGGAGCACAGGGGATTTGACGCTGCTCTGGCCGCCGCTGACAGCGAGCTACAGCCACCCGGATTACGTGGTTTCGA is from Anaerobaca lacustris and encodes:
- a CDS encoding alpha-L-fucosidase; this encodes MRRKISPRSGLVAAIALAMIGSLFVPTAVAETQEERDARMQWWREARFGMFVHWGLYSGLAGTWNDKPVGTRGGMEWLQQRVRADTWEYAHQAVPKFQPAEGFAKEWARLAKEAGCRYVVFTTKHHDGFGLFDSQYTTYDAHDLVGRDLCKEITDAIRAEGMKVGYYHSVIDWHHPQYDYDKANQLPHPLRGRPSPNGPRNHDIYVDYLHHQARELFSNYGRLDVIWWDYSKEGNEGPFWRSDELMAMARQLQPGIISNNRLYHIPDIERDDSSDRLRKWKPEHGDFTTPEQTIPSTGIPGVDWEVCMTMNTTWGYSEHDDAWKSNETLIRNLVDIVSKGGNYLLNIGPKGDGSIPQQSIDSMRAIGNWMAVNGEAIYATSASPFEQPAWGRYTKKPGKLYAHVFAWPADGQLSIPLKGQRVAKAYLLADAGRTALKTQTTSDGVTIQLPSRAPDAIASVIAIEY
- the argH gene encoding argininosuccinate lyase produces the protein MTDKQRSWEKRLAAGPDELTVNYVESLSYDTRLYKYDIVGSIAHATMLAERKLITQTELKAIKNGLIEISEQIEAGRFRFDKAHEDVHMAIEAALIEKIGEPGKKLHTARSRNDQVATDVRLWLRDEIEGQQAAIVQLQKAFVQLAGKHTNDLMPAYTHLQRAQPIVIGAYLLSFVEQLERDFIRLTNCRNLLNVSPLGSGAIAGSTLAIDRLSTACQLAFADIAHSSIDAISDRDFCAEFIFDCALTGAHLSRFAEDWILFSSNEFDFIRIDDAFCTSSSMMPQKRNPDVLELMRGKTGSLYGALIGMLTILKGQPSGYNRDLQEDKIHLFAAADTVRASLEMARAVVAHTQFKTARIAAGLDAGFLDATALAEYLVGKGVPFRAAHGVVGALVSLCEKDGRSLSQVSLETFKEHTPQIDADVYDYLGARHVVQRYASAGAAGPQQVKERIAYWKKHLAER
- a CDS encoding thiamine-phosphate kinase — translated: MRPHEDDITAWFHQQSRIDPSLFPIGIGDDMAEVCLGDAASVLITTDMLLDGSHFDLTTATLEQVGYKAMVASLSDCAAMATVPLAAVVAVALPPGFGQSRLKQLYAGIALAAEKYDCPLIGGDITSWRQSHPFAVNVTMLSRRAANAPVRRNGAKAGDAVCVTGSLGGSLLRKHLAFEPRVREALKLAQTVTLNAMMDISDGLSTDLNRICEQSGVGAILDAASIPISDDARTLADPLAAALHDGEDFELLFTLASEQCTRLMQAWDDPTPISQIGRIAEGSGMKVRMPDGRMAELTPGGYDHLNEPE
- a CDS encoding silent information regulator protein Sir2, whose translation is MMHARKIRRAVVVTMIVLPACLVCAGAERLDRGLVAVPREDGSVFLSWRLLARDTEQTRFSLVRREGSGAEVVLTASPYRLTNFVDKGAWGSDGVARRYELRVHPAGDAAVSETAYATVKQDSRPYIRIPLAGDYDFQKVGIGDLTGDGALEFLIKQPNFNTDPYQQPGYWKPSTTTYKIEAYRLDGTMLWHHDMGWSIEAGIWYSPWVVYDMDGDGKAEVYCKAGEGDPRDEKGLVQTGPEWLVKLDGETGRIVAKTEWLSRDGYPSYNYYCRNFLAVAYLDGKTPSIIMQRGTYNLIKTQAMDKDFKTLWYWDSTQEERRYAGQGSHGLITADVTGDGRDELVIGAAVLDGRGKGLWSLEMGHPDICYVADIDPSNPGLEIYYGFESRQKTDGMCVVDAKTGRKLWGHKEPTFHLHGQGMAADVLAEHPGMEVLAGERDYPKRWLYSATGELIETDGELPLSPRPLWWDDDPQKEVLFGRTIRKWNGPTLGTVEGRVIAVMDCLGDHREEIVTSLPGEIRIYTTTIPSQQRRLCLLEDRQYRLGVVAQTMGYYYPAQLGK
- the tsaE gene encoding tRNA (adenosine(37)-N6)-threonylcarbamoyltransferase complex ATPase subunit type 1 TsaE, yielding MEELITSHSAEQTMALGRALGGRLRGGEVLAIVGPLGSGKTHLIKGIAEGAGAPNARQVNSPTFVLVNEYAGRLDLYHIDAYRLDSVAEFEMLGFDDLCYPESVVLIEWADRVEAAVAATNPIRVILSHAGPHTRTIHITDAPEYLHVL
- a CDS encoding GIY-YIG nuclease family protein, translating into MPMGKVYYVYIASNQSRTLYVGVTNNIRRRITEHKAGEIEGFTRRYHIGTLVYFEPFGDVYAAIRREKQIKHWRREKKLALIATENPDWHDLSEGWF
- a CDS encoding type II secretion system protein translates to MKAQKGFTLVEILIVVVILGILAAIVVPQFTQASTEAKTNSLCSNLQSMRSQIELYKVQHNDTAPAQATFEDQMIYCTDINGNIEGGGSKARNAAAGFIYGPYLERIPQNPFNNLATLGDFGTVDNSVGWGYNEATGEIHAADGGTTAGGTAHADL
- a CDS encoding prepilin-type N-terminal cleavage/methylation domain-containing protein; the protein is MKRSRGFTLVELAIVVIVLAVVAAIVVPRFSAAGVAESRMDDLCNHLQLLRSQIELYKVQHGGLPPMRTADGEIDFDPTFEQMRYCTDTDGNVKSDRPKTKRDDVHIYGPYLDRVPRNPFNGSDSLVRARSRDEVPVAGGAGWAYVPETGEIYANHSAHHAGL
- a CDS encoding prepilin-type N-terminal cleavage/methylation domain-containing protein; translated protein: MRRTRGFTLVEILIVVVLLGVLAAIVIPSFANSATVAKAGSMATNLNMLRRFVLVYTSQHQEVAPGYTAGPGSALSADVFADQALLASNVQGDTAVRGTAGYGYGPYLSKIPTNPFNQLATIQMLGDGDDFPAEADNSHGWIYKAATGEIRPGNSGTDDAGTAYYDY
- a CDS encoding type IV pilus modification PilV family protein codes for the protein MTTDRTRRTKTVRPGFTLAEATLAMVLLGIAAAGVLLPFSGGAAAQAEGARRTLGAVLANDLIERIAGTPFDLIVDTYDGWDEAEGQQGTGDSQYAHFSREATCAWDPDQDFFILATVTVRYQGRPVATIQRLIGK
- a CDS encoding PilW family protein, with the translated sequence MKPETAIRHQRRGFTLAELLVTLVVTAIVLSAVATLAFALRSGVQAGSDAAEAQAQLRLATLHITESVRLARMVCAAPGNDLVLWVHTERDNSDHRINVNELVYIERGDDLDIVGLCWFDAAEGSNAEVSLADLALAQTKANLLSNHDHTQVTLVEPCRNVQFGLWDGDGLMLNPATDAVWKTRRLAIAFERIENGAAGQYQIGATLLASAEHLINDAGDGLVSEDDDV